The Bacillus sp. FJAT-27916 genomic interval GCGTATATACGAACGCACTTCGGGTATTCTTCCAGAAAATGTTTTCTCTTGTGCGAACAAATGAGGTGACCCATCTGGCTGTTGCTTGGGATGTGAAGAGGGAAGAGTCCTCTAGGCGCCAGAAGTATGATTTCTACAAGGCGACAAGAGGGGAGCTGCCAGCACCGCTTATTATGCAATATGAGGTATTGCGGGAGGTACTGGATAAGGCAGGAGTAAAACAGCTTTCCGTACCGTCCTATGAGGCGGATGATGTGATTGGAACCATCTCGACGCTTTGGAGCATGAATGAATTTGGGCACTGCTATATTTACAGTAATGACCGAGATTTATTCCAGCTTCTCAATGAACGGACAACACAGATTATTGCCGGTAGGGCGGGTGAGACTCACTATACTATTGACCAGTTCAGACTTGATTATGGTATTGATTCAGCGCAGTGGGTGGATGTGAAGGCTTTGCTCGGAGATTCAAGCGATAATATTCCGGGATGTCCGGGAATTGGAGAGAAGACGGCCTTGCCGCTTATCCAGCA includes:
- a CDS encoding 5'-3' exonuclease, encoding MQDNRTLLLIDGFNLLSRGYFATAYGKTEDQLYKSSNGVYTNALRVFFQKMFSLVRTNEVTHLAVAWDVKREESSRRQKYDFYKATRGELPAPLIMQYEVLREVLDKAGVKQLSVPSYEADDVIGTISTLWSMNEFGHCYIYSNDRDLFQLLNERTTQIIAGRAGETHYTIDQFRLDYGIDSAQWVDVKALLGDSSDNIPGCPGIGEKTALPLIQHYESLEGLYEQLEELDSKFNRCRKKLHAGRESAFISKELAQIICDIEEFTAWTHEELMYMPDHDRLEEELSKLDLNIRTR